The window AACAAGGTCCAACTCAAGTTTTAATTTGAAGGTCAGCCACTTTCATAAGGGACCCATTATCAGAAGAGGCATGTTTATTCCTTCTTTCCAATCCCATGAGACATATTGTAGATACCTCTTGCCTGGACAACACATGGAGGAGAAAAGAATGCAAGGCCTGTTAGTACTCACAATCcagaaaatggaaaaacaatCTCGTGGTACAGAGTTAACTTACAATCATAAATGAACAGGTCGCCGCCAAAGCGAGAGGAATGGCAACAGAAGTGATCTTATCCATAgggtgtttgagatatgtgtgCTTGTGAATACTTTGGAAATACTTTTGCTTCTCAATAAGCTTTTCTCTTGGCCTAAAAGGTGCTTCACTCATCCTGCATAATTAAATAAGGTAGACAAGTGAAAAACTGTGGAAAGGAATGTTCAACGACGTACTCAAGGTAACAGATCAATATTGGTAATGCAATGCTATcactttttgatgaaacttgTCAAAGTCATCAGCATATTCAAGTTCTCTGACACAAATAACAGGAGCAAAATAAAGGCAGAGCCCAACTAACCACTATGACATACATCAACAAGCCGCCATCAGAAAATCTTTTTGTAGCTTGGATCATGAAATCTTAAAACTGTTCAAAATTTAATGTGCCAGTAAATCTGACACTTAAAGGTTTAGTTCGATCAACCTACTTCCTTAACAATTTGGACTGTTACAAGGACCATCAATGACAATTCAGGACAGAAAATCTCCAACTGAGAGATCATCCAAAATGAATGGGATCACATAACTGTAAAATTGCTTTCACCAGATTTTTATGCTTGACCATAGCAGGTCTAACAcaagggttttataaacattgAATCTTCCCCTCCAATATCTCAATATAAACCACCAGTACATGTTTCCTGCCAAGTAAACATTTATCTCCCAAGTCAGAAATGACTGGAATATGCCGCTTCAAACAACAGATTACATATAGCCTGACATGGCAACCGCCCAAATTATGCCTAAACTTGCTAACCTTAGCAACACCGCACTGTTTCATTTAGATGCCACAAAATGTATGCACCTGTGATATTCCTGGAACTGAATTTAAAGACTAGTCGAATCATTCATGGTAAATACACCCCTGCTCCATTATTAACAAACAAATGCTTCCTACATTAGTCATGATACAAAATTCTTAATCATTCGAATTGTTAAAAATGCCAAATATCTAGGCGGTCAATTTATCTCCTCAAACAAAGgacaaaagaaaatatttcaatGCTAATCAACCCAATGGACAGTATACTCAAGATAGCCATTAAGGTGAAAGTTATTTCCAGCTAATAGTTTCAGCCTTATGTTGTTAGAATTATTTGCCTAATATATattatttgaattattttcaaCTAAATTTAGCTTTAAGGTATTTGAATCATTTTCAACTAAATAACAGCCTAACCTTCTGACAATTGAGGTTGGGATAACCGAGGATCAACTTAAGTGTACACCTACCTGACCTATAGTGCCACACAGACAAAATCTTCTTCCCTAGAACTATTGGTCAAAGTACCATCCACTCTATAAATTCTAGTCGCATGCTCTCTGTCACTTGATCAAATTCTTGTATGAGATAAGCACCTTCAATATTAACCTGCCTCGAAGAATCACAGGCTACCAAAACAAGGATACTAACACAGAATTACAATGTCCTTGGAATGCAACATATTTTATAGACTGGACATCAGGTAGAAGATAAAGAAGCTTGCATCCTTACTAAACACCGATATGATtattaactttgaaaatttaaacTCCCATGATGGCACCCAACACATTTTGATTGAGCTTTATCCACTACACTGGTAGGCAGTATCTGCTTGGTCAAAGATTTCTTATCAAAATTGAAGATAAAGAAGAAAATGGTAGCATATATGACAGAgataatcaaaattttcaagcaaaataGTTGAATGAAGAGAAACCGTAGACTGATGGCAGTATTGCCGACGTTACAGTTATCATCGATAGcacttacccaaaaaaaaaaaagcactaatTGATGTCCAATAAATGCAATTTCACTAAAATCATCCCTCAATAAGCTTATTAGTAATATTTCCCACAGAATTAGATTAACACAAATAGAACCTTATTACTACAGCTACAAAAATTCTACACCAATATCAGAGAATCTAAATTTAGGGTACAATAACAGGAAATAAAAACTAATAATAATCGTATTCACTATAAAACCAGATCCATTTAACTAAAAGCAGAACAACCAATTAGTCAGGAAGAAAAATTGTCATCGGAAGATGCAAATAACAGATCAGCTAATGGAGAATTAAAAGACAAATGAGAAGGTAAATTAATGAAAATCCGATGAGTTGAGGCATTGAAATAAGGGGTTTTTAAGAGGGCTTACTTGAGAGAAAGTGGGGAAAGTAGAAAACTCCGGTGAAGACGAGGGAGGGGAGGAGCAGCCGCCGGCCGGGAGGGAGGGTGGAGAAGTGATTAGTCAGCCGCGTTGTGGCGAAGACTAAAATAGTAAAATGAGTGAAAGGGTGGAAGATTGGCGAAGTTTGTTTCTGCCGGCCGGATCTGACGGGTGTTGAACTGGGAATGGGCCTGTCGTTCAAGATCAAAGAAACCCATGTTTACTTTGTCCGTAGTTTGAGTGGCTTTGCTACTGGACCCAATCATGCTAATGGGCCCAAACTTACTAAGAGATTTATTATTTGTTTCAAAATTAGAGCCTTTTTGAGTCgtcaaattaatcaaataagttttttttttttttgtcgttgACTTGTTCGAGCTAGGCACACATATTTTGATAAGACAGAAGTCAgtattataaataaattaattgaaaatcGTTCAACACGATTTGTTTGATAAAGAAATATGACACTGATGCTATGCAAATTTGTTTGTATTATATTTGATGATATGTATTCTAATTTTTCTAATATAACACTACCTTTCTTTTGTTGGTTCCAATGCAACTTACCTTATGTACTACTAGCCTTCTTTTTAGATTTCCTTGAAAAAATCCCTATTGTCATCTTTCTTGGGGAAATGAGTACTAGTGGTACATACATTTGGGTTGGCCCAAGAAGAGAGGACCCTGCTGAATTGGAGGACTTTGTCTTTGTGGTTAAGTCCAACAAAAAAGAGAAGCCGAAATATCGAATCTGTATTGTGTTGTTTACCCTCCTCCATTTGCTACTGTGGAATACCTTAAATAATTAATCAGAACTTAAGTGCGGAGAAGCTTTCCTGTTTGTACACTAGAGAAAAACAATGCTTGCAATTAAATATTAGTATATGTTTGTCTTGGCTTCAGTTTTTGTTCGTCATGGCAATAAATTGTAATCAATCAGAACATTCCTCCTTGAGTTAACCAGTTTCAAGGTGCAAGCTAGCTCTGCACATTCGACAGATATGGCTATTTGCTTCCAACTCCCCCCTTCTCTTCTTTCGGCCTCTCTCAGCTGCATCCACTTCTCCTTGGCAGTCTTGCATGTGTTAGGCCGAAGACGAAAAGTGTGAGTTTACGTGCTTAGTTAGGAAAACTGACAGAATTGGACATGGAATAAAAGAAGCATATTGATAGAGTTGTAAACGAACCGAAACGAATCGAGTATCTCATGTTTGAGCTCTGTTCGTTAAGCGATTCGAACTCCGTTCGTGTTCGTTTGTTAACTTTCGAACTCTAAATCTGTGTTCGTGTTTGGCTCGTTAAGTAAAGTTCATGTTCGTGTTCGTGTTCGTGTTCGACTCGTTTAACATAAACGAGCCGTTCGCGAACACGCTCGAAAAGTTCGAATCCAGATTATTCTAGGCCTTAAATATGCCACACAAATCattaatcatcctaaaaaataattaaaatactaAATGACTAAATTCCATTATTCAATAACTGCATAATcaacattaacataaaaacaacaaataaaacaaagtaatttgtccttcaaatataaaaattcaGCCATAAGACAagtgaaaattttcagcagcgGCCAATGgggaaggaaaacaaaagtaaggTTGGAAAAGGAAGGGGAAAGTTTTAGAATTTCTTATGAGTAACCCTAAAATTTATCAAATGACAATTATGTCCTTGTTCGCGAACGCTCGTTAAAATTCACGAACATGTTCGTGTTCGCTCGATTATTAAACGAACACAA is drawn from Coffea arabica cultivar ET-39 chromosome 1c, Coffea Arabica ET-39 HiFi, whole genome shotgun sequence and contains these coding sequences:
- the LOC113726769 gene encoding uncharacterized protein, with the protein product MSEAPFRPREKLIEKQKYFQSIHKHTYLKHPMDKITSVAIPLALAATCSFMIARGIYNMSHGIGKKE